The DNA region ACACACCAACTTTATCATCATACAATTACGTACGTGAAGGGAAGTGATTCTAAAGACAAGCGAGATTGCAATGTTTATAGCCATTCTTAATTTcaggtaataataataataataatcacaaTTCCAATGCACTTATTTCTATCATCTTGATTTTACATAATCTATCTAGATTCATTTGTTCAGTGGAAAAAAACCAAATTATCTTGGAATACAGAAGAACCCACCTGGACTTGCCCTATGTCCAGCTACTCAGAATTGTGTATCAACTTCTGAGAACATCACTGACCTAAACCACTATGCTCCACCCTGGTATAACTATCTAtctatcttcatttcaatcctttatttttattataaacaaaaaacaaaacttTGTTTCTTGGATCAGGAATTATAACCCTGATGGTAAACGTGGGAATATAACCAGAGAAAAGGCAATAGAAGAGCTGCTTCAAGTGGTATGTACTACTATTCAAAACCCCCCTACTTCACTTACTTTACTTCCCTCTTCTGTTCAAAACCTTAATCCTGTTCATTCGAGTTCTAGATCAAATCAACAAAGGTGGACAAGTCCAATCCAAGGATCATAGAGAAGAAAGACGATTATTTGTATGTTGAATACTCAAGCCCTATCTTGAAGGTACTATAATAGAGGCTTTCAAATTATAgataatttataatcaaaagCTCATATTATTAGActaaatttgttttcatttgttCTACCAGTTGGTTGATGATGTTGAGTTTTGGTTTCCACCTGGTAAGAAGCCGATAGTACAATACAGATCAGCTTCTCGTGTGGGCAGTTTTGATTTTGATGCCAACAAAAAGAGGATTAAGGTGTGATATTTCATTTGTGTATTATTTATGTGGCGGTCTCAAAGGAAAGATCAAACTTCTTAACTCCTCCTAATCATTTATTCTAGGCATTGCGTTTACAGTTGGAGAAGAAGGGTTGGGCTTCCGAAAACAGCTTCTAAGAAAGTATATagattctttaattaaataagatagaGGATAATAACAACCTTCTTTCCTTAAATTTGAAATTGACTTTATTCTCATatgagaataaataatatatatcataaaagTGTTTGATTGATAAATAGAAAACAAAACTTACTCCAATAAGGAGTGTATGAAAGACATACAATATCCTGCCACCACTTGCTGCTCCAATTAGGATATGAAGTGTAAAATCAGACAGCGTCAAACCAGAAGATGGCGATAGAGAGACCCTTCAAGATGACCGGCCAGTTGGTGGTGGTGGCAAAACCGCCCACATGAGGTGAAAACTTAAGGTCAGCTGCCTTTTTCAATGGATATCCTGCATGTAAACCACAACCAAAACATGTAAACCCATAAACTTCCAAAAAAACAAATGGCTAATTCTTATCAATAATGTTCTGTAACTACTTCAATAAGCTAATAAGCCTATACATAGTTGAAAGTATCGTCTTGTTCTTCTAAAACACGTGATAAGGGCatcaaattatatttcaaataaccatGCCTAAGGCAGCATGGGTCACACTTAAGCCTTATATTGTTCAGTCAGCCAAAAATTTCAATCTATTATTCCTTAATCGTCTCAAAAACAAGTACACCTACTTTCCTTCATCTCATTCTATCTAATGTACTTAGACTGGAATTCCCTGTATAATTATGTCCTTGAGGAATAAGGCAATGTAACATACCCCTTTTAAACTTGAGTATTAAACTGaaccaaattaattattgatcTCTGTAAGGAAATAGAAGTTTTACCACTGGAATGACATTTACATGGAGGGATTGTCCAACAGCTATCAGATTTTGATCGTCCTTGTACCTATCCCAAACAGCTTCAAACTGTGTACCTTTGCATCTTGTAGGACCAAAAAATATTCACATTTTAGACAGGTATGGAAATTATATGCTCTCTGTACAagtattacataaaatatacaaatgaCAGAAAACACAAGGCAAGATATTTACTGCTGAATAAGTATTAAGTTCCGAACAACATGTGACCTAATTTCTTCTCGAGCAACTTTTAATGCTGCTTCCTTGTATAGAATAATAAGCTCATCCACCAGCCTAAGAAGAAAGGACAAGAATCAATACTAGTATTACAGGcaaacttttttttgtttagaaaaaaaaggaaaaaaaaaactaagttcTTTTCCATAAGAAGCACAACTTGGTCAAACCTATCAGCGTTAAACAATAACGTcgaataatcaaaatattacacATAATACTCCGCGATTACCAAACACTCTGAACTGATTAGCAAATAAGACTGATAATAAACTGGAATCATACTAACCCTAGTTTTGCAGAAACCACTCAAAGGCATATGAATGCACCAAGTGCCTTGTATCTGATTTAGGTATAAATCAATATAGCTCAATTTACCTGTCTATATATGAGGAGTTCCTTATCCATGTTAGCTTCAAAACTGTATGGATCCGCTCAAGAACCTGTAAAGGAAGTGCGCATCAATGCATTATGCACTGAATGCATTCATGAGAAAACTATATGTATGTGTAAATAAATCAGTTCTTTCAACAGAAAATACAAGTGAAAAAAGgagatttttctaaaatacaaaTGTGATAAGTAGGCATGCGTGAATATTGCAAACTAGAAAACTTTCCAACACTCACGAGCAGAACAGtttcatcatcatcagcatGCATCCACTTAAAGAACAGTGGGAATATGTGCCTGAAATGTGCTAAAAGCACAAGACCAATAGCATTGAAAAGTGGCTCAATATGTTGAAGCCACGCTAGACGACGATCTTTGTGTCTTGGTTGGCGGCTCAAGTGGCTCAACATCTCTGTTAATATCCTTtcaaacctaaaaaaaatatatgtaacagtataaataatatatattttgacgataAAGAGTTCTTCAAATGGAGATAAAGGTGCTAAATCAAGCATGTGCTGTTAACAATTATAATGTAACTTTTCCCTGTCAATGCATTTCATGCTTCATCTCTATTATTTAGAACAAGTCTTTATTTGAAATATCAATTAGCCTAACTAAAAGAATGCATACCATGAACTACGGGGATTATTTTGATGAATAGATGTCAAGATAACCACCGACATCTCCACCACAAGGTGCCATATCTCATCAGCTGATGTGATATTTTGGAGACAAGCATCAAGGATCGCATCTTCATACCAATTTATGTCAGAAGCATTCAC from Impatiens glandulifera chromosome 5, dImpGla2.1, whole genome shotgun sequence includes:
- the LOC124939889 gene encoding uncharacterized protein LOC124939889, translating into MASSSIAFSPTPSFCRKFNGNFYRHTSRHPRRPLLIVSKHQQNDSKSTLTTTSSRREVILKTSEIAMFIAILNFSGKKPNYLGIQKNPPGLALCPATQNCVSTSENITDLNHYAPPWNYNPDGKRGNITREKAIEELLQVIKSTKVDKSNPRIIEKKDDYLYVEYSSPILKLVDDVEFWFPPGKKPIVQYRSASRVGSFDFDANKKRIKALRLQLEKKGWASENSF
- the LOC124939888 gene encoding uncharacterized protein At2g39910 encodes the protein MAAEMLNTVPLLIPLSQQLKESLSEVQYSPPEASNVSVKSMLLSLLPDADSLSNASESQIRSKTIDLVLFCAALASSVDSNYEQLSWIPHTLSTSANLAFQRLSRAVSCSLVLELMPEMLSRVKDTIKESSVNKLDSGNDISSATARAPVVFAIVAAYQFRWLLTQVECSHLGGICTLVVPCALTALDHWSPEVKGQGMMSFIHVAKNVNASDINWYEDAILDACLQNITSADEIWHLVVEMSVVILTSIHQNNPRSSWFERILTEMLSHLSRQPRHKDRRLAWLQHIEPLFNAIGLVLLAHFRHIFPLFFKWMHADDDETVLLVLERIHTVLKLTWIRNSSYIDRLVDELIILYKEAALKVAREEIRSHVVRNLILIQQCKGTQFEAVWDRYKDDQNLIAVGQSLHVNVIPVDIH